The Akkermansia muciniphila genome contains a region encoding:
- a CDS encoding transglycosylase domain-containing protein, whose protein sequence is MKRKNLLRAAGGLAAAWLLAWYAVPWLVPLPEGLLHPEERGALVLDRDGARIATLPGPDYYHTEPVRLREVPDMLLKATLAAEDKRFFSHGGADFLALARAVAVNAAGGEVVSGASTITQQLAKNANPPSPRNLPAKAREFFQARRMEMSMSKEAILESYFNRLDYGNLRRGPAAAARFYFGREMSRLSLAECALLAGLPQGPSFLNPLRHPERALQRRNLVLRRMREEGWAAPGMVDRALLEPLFSAGAEEDRRPLAPHVTAALMHAGRTGEVRTTLDSSLQRGALEIVKRELERLKGHHVTQAAVVVVENATGNILCLAGSADRNHPAGGLLDGTALRRSPGSALKPFVYAQAFVLGAYPGTVLPDVPTTYRSAHGLEAPQNYNRNYMGPISIRQALACSQNIPAMGALGTFGGPARLLKLLENLGIRSIQGDAARYGLGLAIGNAEVTLRELTGAYACLARGGTFLPLKLEQGPPEQERPVLPAEACFLTADILADREARLPAFSDAEVMDLPFRYACKTGTSSDFRDNWCVGFTREITVGVWVGNFDASPMKQVGGMAGAAPIFAEVMKLAHRDLSPSFPCAVPGMVRIRIDARTGRREGALPVPQAHAREEWASPETMPQEAAAADYDAAGRACLDSRYTEWFTSPSCTAGDAYCLLPAAWSGEAPRILVPADGSRLVLDPEMPGAGRRLKLRSNLPAGAVWSSPTLAIVQYGDEASALLEPGTHVITVRHPELNLEQRATVTVREL, encoded by the coding sequence TTGAAACGGAAAAACCTTCTCCGGGCTGCGGGAGGGCTGGCCGCGGCGTGGCTGCTTGCATGGTATGCGGTCCCCTGGCTGGTTCCCCTGCCGGAAGGGCTGCTTCATCCGGAAGAACGGGGCGCCCTTGTCCTGGACAGGGACGGCGCAAGGATCGCCACGCTGCCGGGACCGGATTATTACCACACGGAGCCCGTCCGGCTGCGGGAGGTTCCGGACATGCTGCTGAAGGCCACGCTGGCGGCGGAGGACAAACGCTTTTTCAGCCATGGCGGGGCGGACTTTCTGGCCCTGGCCCGCGCTGTGGCTGTGAATGCCGCGGGCGGGGAAGTCGTGTCCGGAGCGTCCACCATCACCCAGCAGCTCGCCAAGAATGCCAATCCTCCCTCTCCCAGGAACCTCCCCGCCAAGGCCAGGGAATTCTTCCAGGCCCGGCGCATGGAGATGAGCATGAGCAAGGAGGCTATTCTGGAGTCCTATTTCAACCGCCTGGATTACGGCAATCTGCGCCGGGGACCCGCCGCGGCGGCGCGTTTCTACTTTGGCCGGGAGATGTCGCGCCTGTCCCTGGCGGAGTGCGCGCTGCTGGCCGGGCTGCCGCAGGGGCCTTCCTTCCTGAACCCCCTCCGGCATCCGGAACGTGCATTGCAGCGGCGGAACCTGGTTCTCCGGCGCATGAGGGAAGAGGGCTGGGCCGCCCCCGGCATGGTGGACCGCGCCCTGCTGGAACCCCTGTTCAGCGCGGGGGCGGAAGAAGACCGCCGGCCGCTGGCTCCCCATGTGACGGCCGCCCTGATGCATGCGGGCCGCACGGGAGAGGTGCGCACTACGCTGGATTCCTCCCTGCAGCGCGGCGCCCTGGAGATCGTGAAGCGGGAGCTGGAGCGCCTGAAGGGCCACCATGTGACGCAGGCCGCCGTGGTCGTGGTGGAGAACGCCACGGGGAATATCCTCTGCCTGGCAGGGTCCGCTGACAGGAACCATCCGGCGGGGGGATTGCTGGACGGCACCGCGCTGCGGCGCTCCCCCGGCTCCGCCCTGAAGCCCTTCGTGTATGCCCAGGCGTTTGTCCTGGGAGCGTATCCGGGGACGGTGCTGCCGGATGTGCCTACCACATACCGGAGCGCGCACGGGCTGGAAGCGCCGCAGAATTACAACAGGAACTATATGGGCCCCATTTCCATCAGGCAGGCGCTGGCCTGTTCCCAGAACATTCCGGCCATGGGGGCGCTGGGAACGTTCGGCGGTCCGGCCCGGCTGCTGAAACTGCTGGAAAATCTGGGTATCCGGAGCATTCAGGGTGACGCCGCGCGTTACGGCCTGGGGCTGGCCATCGGCAATGCGGAGGTAACGTTGAGGGAGTTGACGGGAGCTTATGCGTGCCTGGCCCGCGGAGGCACCTTTCTGCCCCTGAAGCTGGAACAGGGACCTCCCGAGCAGGAACGGCCCGTACTCCCCGCGGAAGCCTGCTTCCTGACGGCGGATATTCTGGCGGACCGGGAGGCGCGGCTGCCTGCGTTCAGCGATGCGGAAGTGATGGACCTGCCTTTCCGGTATGCCTGCAAGACGGGCACCTCATCTGATTTCCGGGACAATTGGTGCGTGGGTTTTACGCGTGAAATCACCGTGGGCGTGTGGGTAGGCAACTTTGACGCCTCCCCCATGAAGCAGGTGGGGGGCATGGCCGGGGCCGCTCCCATTTTTGCCGAGGTCATGAAGCTGGCGCACCGGGACCTTTCCCCCTCCTTCCCCTGCGCCGTTCCCGGCATGGTCCGCATCCGCATTGACGCCCGCACGGGCAGGCGGGAAGGCGCGCTGCCTGTGCCGCAGGCCCATGCCCGGGAGGAATGGGCCTCCCCGGAAACGATGCCGCAGGAGGCCGCGGCGGCGGATTATGACGCGGCGGGTCGCGCCTGCCTGGACAGCCGTTACACGGAATGGTTCACCAGCCCCTCCTGCACGGCGGGGGACGCTTACTGCCTGCTTCCTGCTGCCTGGTCCGGGGAGGCGCCGCGCATCCTGGTTCCGGCGGACGGTTCACGCCTGGTTCTGGACCCGGAAATGCCCGGAGCGGGGCGGCGCCTTAAACTGCGCTCCAATCTTCCGGCCGGGGCCGTCTGGTCCTCCCCCACCCTGGCTATCGTGCAGTATGGGGATGAGGCGTCCGCCCTGCTGGAACCGGGGACGCATGTCATTACCGTGCGCCATCCGGAACTGAATCTGGAACAGCGCGCAACCGTTACCGTCAGGGAATTGTAA
- a CDS encoding cupin domain-containing protein, translating to MTAIQHIPERAPFTYADLIEYRDGQITSLALVRSKGVNMTILAFDDEQLLPTHQTPGPALVQVLDGTAFFTVGNDSMNVQQGQTLMIPAGAPHSVIAQGRFKMLVTSILPLD from the coding sequence ATGACAGCCATCCAGCACATCCCCGAACGGGCGCCTTTTACTTACGCGGACCTGATTGAATACCGCGACGGACAAATCACCAGCCTGGCCCTGGTGCGTTCCAAGGGCGTCAACATGACCATTCTGGCCTTTGACGACGAGCAGCTCCTCCCCACCCACCAGACGCCCGGCCCCGCCCTGGTGCAGGTACTGGACGGCACGGCCTTTTTTACCGTGGGCAATGATTCCATGAACGTGCAGCAGGGCCAGACCCTGATGATCCCCGCAGGCGCGCCCCATTCCGTGATCGCCCAGGGACGGTTCAAGATGCTGGTCACGTCCATCCTCCCGCTGGACTGA
- a CDS encoding MG2 domain-containing protein, producing MAYPPASPSHLEKGKPFQLVFDKAVVPASGVGKPADPALTSFSPEEKPWKLALDKSTVPMTELEEAGLTELTLLFPSLKFSSKWITPNVLEFIPLEEVPFRASYLWKPAENTRFLDGSPVPSVPLRLTGRVTWNFYLSSVDRGWQGGEVYPWESFFLVIPDVVPDKGNASNSLYGNGKDFLMLPGYCSWKQVLEENLRFANVPAAQELKSEDIKERLKAGNGEDDVGFRLRPATLKEVRGAKSYRVRNIAGEGRFKGSLDGMAVPGVYVIQPEGMFRYGRNYYLVSRDASFLSSRGGGLKTGLEETKLGTVPRFSASGYYHAFSGSGGRLTLEWTLPVQIGDLEQFCRDHVELFVQGGKKPMEYEEQEGGFVASLGGEDGDTARKVVIRLDRERLADMKQIRPQWYSSLPFLVSGEGAVFKLRWKLKGVRSVDGQELSRKNSEDSVEVRPEAPSLYLDAGNNGIMYAGSRQLKASVSNLRDLTVRGYRIRDGYQHQTMAAYRKIYERDREAPLSRTVTDLDRRHFLPAELLAADKKGALALDVRGKTEASIGLDGLFGGAVEPGMYFIEVEGRVSDPVLEAYKLFGAPSENGGRREFSRDEASYAVQALVQVTDMGVLHKKTADDMFVYVYSLATGKAAEKAQVQLLDAGGAVLASVPVEQGAVRLPMAGMGGKAAYVRVLSGADSYLSPLEDWPGKVSTWSFDVKTLPYEWEALGLNPATTAETRLFMFSDRNLYRPGETMHLKGIVRSLLDNRLTPAPVEEVKLTVRDSRNREVAVKQVNLSDAGTFDLDFTFPEEETGTYTVLAGLRLKGDSAQEEKEDNSSGGDDYKKYYRQEFHKSNREFRYPVEVAEFKRNEFEVEERIHDLKPGAAVLKADVKATNFTGTPVSGGKVNWSLRSVPSNFYPAGYRDYRFGDYRSEDAGYWQAYYGYSGGGASSGMKQQSAVLDGKGANTVEFSLAGQSFPRVRRLSLQASVVNGNEQLVKASRSAVWNPASVFVGVKNSSSICRQGTPLDLRLIALGLDGKPYAGSNLNLDMTVTRTAFRPVRYESDDATTVRNDEVTATVMKKTLTVAPADSADIRTGGKAVSIPTAQDGIYEAAFSGRDAEGREFRTAVKYWVYGSDVSPWEYHDGLKVKIIPDKQLYKPGETARLLVQTPIEGEVMVTVEREKVLRSFARKLTLDNPVIEVPLEDADSPNVYVSVFLVKGADLSSRKARNPQLKLGYAALKVQPVRHTLNVKVSAPAGMSRPGSLAVVSGVVTDYLGRPVRNAEVCLFAEDEGTLQVIGYRTPLPIRYFYADRPLSVGTWTTLEQILDEDWGARPTDNKGVFIGGGDSSDGSRKAPENLDLRKNFNPCAVWLASLRTDGEGRFKAEYRNPDTLTRYRVMAVALAGDSAFGTGEGAYVVNKPVMLEPAPPFTATEGDSLNIPVTVSQTGDRKGPWVVTLKSGSAAASVPQPVQTLTLNGNQPETLVFNVKFTQPGEARLTWDIRAADSSGTPYSSGVYSLLKDSVEHAFEVVPPFPDLRELRCFSLSSGKTLDVPELVTTPFLKGTPIRVTLGTSPLLYADGSVNYLLRYPYGCLEQLSSSTLPWIYEPLLAKYLPGFKGKSPEDRARALRSGVYKIMKNQLSSGGLAYWEGSGEVSEYCPYAALVLTLAREHGVYVPERDLDKLYAYLERQLSEKPREGLLAAWTLARAGRMPASLLNRLLDQARGLGAEDRLYLALAAALSPRPEAKAQARTLMKVSAEEMREPRCRLLAALAEMALAPGDEAVRERLERLIVDRMSGSFGGRAPYSTWTSGWDVLLLGEYLKGLQEAPLSAPFRVERGGRTLDGVCSVSSPARFLAAVGEKAVLSLPEAGTRVYGMAEAHGRSSTQRDGAAVNKGFAVSRIYEKLTPEGTWTPAAEFAVGDLVRITLQVDKAPDPLAYVVMEDYLPSAFEAVNPALLSQIPGGRESEAEDEGNRWFYWSGWVSHREFLKDRVRFFANSWREGRFTARYLARVTKSGSVIAPSAKAELMYKPETYGLGIPQKLAVSPGR from the coding sequence GTGGCTTATCCGCCTGCCTCACCCTCACATCTGGAAAAGGGGAAGCCGTTCCAACTGGTCTTTGACAAGGCCGTGGTACCCGCTTCCGGAGTAGGAAAACCGGCGGATCCGGCGCTGACGTCCTTTTCCCCGGAGGAGAAACCGTGGAAACTGGCATTGGACAAGTCCACCGTACCGATGACGGAACTGGAGGAGGCAGGGCTGACAGAGCTGACGCTTCTTTTTCCTTCCTTGAAGTTTTCTTCCAAATGGATTACTCCCAACGTACTGGAGTTCATACCGCTGGAGGAGGTCCCCTTCCGGGCCTCCTATCTATGGAAACCGGCGGAGAACACCCGTTTTCTGGACGGTTCCCCGGTGCCATCCGTTCCGCTGCGCCTGACAGGGCGCGTAACCTGGAATTTCTACCTGTCTTCCGTGGACAGGGGCTGGCAGGGGGGTGAAGTTTACCCGTGGGAAAGTTTTTTCCTGGTGATTCCCGACGTTGTTCCAGACAAGGGAAATGCCTCGAATAGCTTGTATGGCAACGGCAAGGATTTCCTGATGCTTCCGGGTTATTGTTCATGGAAGCAGGTATTGGAAGAGAACCTCCGTTTTGCCAATGTTCCGGCGGCGCAGGAGTTGAAGAGCGAGGATATTAAGGAGCGTCTCAAGGCGGGGAACGGAGAGGATGATGTGGGGTTCCGCCTGCGGCCCGCCACGTTGAAGGAGGTGAGAGGCGCCAAATCCTACCGTGTGAGAAATATTGCCGGGGAGGGAAGGTTCAAGGGCAGTCTTGACGGCATGGCCGTTCCCGGCGTGTACGTTATTCAGCCGGAAGGGATGTTCCGGTATGGCAGGAACTATTATCTGGTCAGCCGGGATGCTTCTTTCCTTTCTTCCCGTGGAGGGGGGCTGAAAACCGGACTGGAGGAAACCAAGCTGGGCACCGTGCCCCGTTTTTCCGCCTCCGGTTATTACCATGCGTTTTCCGGCAGCGGAGGCCGTTTAACCCTGGAATGGACTCTCCCTGTACAGATTGGGGATTTGGAACAATTCTGCCGGGACCATGTGGAGTTGTTCGTGCAGGGCGGCAAGAAGCCCATGGAGTACGAGGAACAGGAGGGAGGCTTTGTCGCGTCCCTGGGCGGGGAAGACGGGGATACCGCGCGGAAGGTAGTGATCCGCCTGGACAGGGAACGGCTGGCGGATATGAAGCAGATACGCCCCCAGTGGTATTCCTCCCTGCCTTTCCTGGTGAGCGGAGAGGGCGCCGTGTTCAAACTGCGGTGGAAGCTGAAGGGCGTCCGTTCCGTGGATGGCCAGGAATTGTCCCGGAAGAATTCGGAAGATTCCGTGGAGGTAAGGCCGGAAGCTCCCTCCCTGTACCTGGATGCGGGCAATAACGGCATCATGTACGCCGGTTCCCGCCAATTGAAGGCTTCCGTCAGTAATTTGAGGGATTTAACCGTGCGGGGCTACCGGATCAGGGATGGCTACCAGCACCAGACGATGGCGGCTTACAGGAAGATTTATGAGCGTGACCGGGAGGCGCCACTTTCCCGTACCGTGACGGACCTTGACCGGAGGCATTTTCTGCCTGCCGAACTTCTTGCCGCGGATAAAAAGGGGGCGCTGGCCCTGGATGTCCGTGGCAAAACGGAAGCGTCCATCGGCCTGGACGGCCTGTTTGGAGGGGCCGTGGAGCCGGGCATGTATTTCATTGAGGTGGAGGGCCGCGTCAGTGATCCGGTGCTGGAGGCGTACAAGTTGTTCGGCGCGCCTTCAGAGAACGGAGGCAGAAGGGAGTTCAGCAGGGATGAGGCTTCTTATGCCGTGCAGGCCCTCGTTCAGGTGACGGATATGGGCGTCCTGCACAAGAAGACGGCGGATGATATGTTTGTGTACGTGTATTCCCTGGCTACCGGGAAAGCTGCGGAAAAGGCGCAGGTTCAGCTACTAGACGCCGGGGGCGCCGTGCTGGCTTCCGTTCCCGTGGAGCAGGGCGCCGTGCGGCTGCCCATGGCCGGGATGGGCGGGAAGGCCGCCTATGTGCGCGTCCTGTCCGGGGCGGACAGTTACCTGAGCCCCCTGGAAGACTGGCCGGGGAAAGTGAGCACGTGGTCCTTTGATGTGAAGACCCTGCCTTATGAATGGGAGGCCCTGGGGCTGAACCCGGCCACCACCGCGGAGACCAGGCTGTTCATGTTCTCTGACCGGAACCTTTACCGGCCGGGAGAGACGATGCACCTGAAGGGAATCGTGAGGTCCCTGCTGGACAACCGCCTTACCCCGGCCCCCGTGGAGGAAGTCAAGCTGACCGTCCGGGACAGCCGGAACCGGGAAGTGGCCGTCAAGCAGGTGAATTTGTCTGATGCGGGAACGTTTGACCTGGATTTCACCTTCCCTGAGGAAGAGACGGGAACCTATACCGTCCTTGCCGGCCTGAGGCTGAAAGGGGATTCCGCGCAGGAGGAGAAGGAAGATAACTCCTCCGGCGGGGACGACTATAAAAAATATTACCGTCAGGAATTCCACAAGAGCAACCGGGAGTTCCGGTATCCCGTAGAGGTGGCCGAGTTCAAGCGGAATGAGTTTGAAGTGGAGGAAAGGATTCATGACCTGAAACCGGGGGCGGCTGTCCTGAAGGCCGACGTGAAGGCCACGAATTTCACGGGCACCCCCGTTTCCGGCGGCAAGGTGAACTGGTCCCTGCGCAGCGTACCGTCCAATTTTTATCCCGCCGGATACAGGGATTACCGTTTCGGGGATTACCGGAGTGAGGATGCAGGCTACTGGCAGGCTTATTACGGTTATTCCGGCGGCGGAGCCTCTTCCGGCATGAAGCAGCAGTCCGCCGTGCTGGACGGGAAAGGCGCGAATACGGTGGAGTTTTCCCTGGCCGGCCAGTCCTTCCCCAGGGTCAGGCGGCTGTCCCTCCAGGCTTCCGTGGTGAACGGGAATGAGCAGTTGGTCAAGGCTTCCCGGAGCGCCGTCTGGAATCCGGCTTCCGTGTTTGTGGGGGTGAAGAACAGCTCTTCCATCTGCCGCCAGGGAACGCCTCTGGATTTGCGCCTGATTGCGCTGGGGCTGGACGGGAAGCCCTACGCGGGAAGTAACCTGAACCTGGACATGACGGTGACGCGCACCGCCTTCCGCCCTGTGCGGTACGAGAGTGATGATGCCACGACCGTGCGCAATGACGAGGTAACGGCCACGGTGATGAAGAAGACGCTGACCGTGGCTCCGGCGGATTCCGCCGATATCCGGACCGGAGGAAAGGCCGTCTCCATCCCCACCGCGCAGGACGGCATTTACGAGGCGGCTTTTTCCGGACGTGACGCAGAGGGGCGGGAATTCCGCACCGCCGTGAAGTACTGGGTTTACGGCAGTGACGTTTCCCCGTGGGAATACCATGACGGACTGAAAGTGAAGATTATTCCGGACAAGCAGCTGTACAAGCCGGGAGAGACGGCCCGCCTCCTGGTCCAGACGCCCATTGAAGGGGAAGTAATGGTGACGGTGGAACGGGAGAAGGTGCTGCGGAGCTTTGCCAGAAAGCTGACACTGGACAACCCCGTGATTGAAGTGCCGCTGGAAGATGCGGACTCCCCGAATGTCTATGTCTCCGTTTTTCTGGTGAAGGGAGCGGATTTGAGCAGCCGCAAGGCCCGCAATCCCCAGTTGAAGCTGGGATACGCCGCCCTGAAGGTGCAGCCCGTCCGGCACACCCTGAATGTAAAGGTGTCTGCGCCCGCCGGCATGTCCCGGCCCGGTTCCCTTGCCGTGGTCAGCGGCGTGGTGACGGATTATCTGGGCAGGCCGGTCCGGAATGCGGAGGTGTGCCTGTTTGCGGAGGATGAGGGCACCCTCCAGGTCATCGGTTACAGAACGCCCCTGCCCATCCGTTATTTTTATGCGGACCGCCCCCTGTCCGTGGGCACGTGGACCACGCTGGAACAAATTCTGGATGAAGACTGGGGCGCCCGCCCCACGGACAACAAGGGCGTGTTCATTGGCGGCGGGGATTCTTCCGACGGTTCCCGGAAAGCGCCGGAGAACCTGGATTTAAGGAAGAATTTCAACCCGTGCGCCGTGTGGCTGGCCTCACTCCGTACAGACGGGGAAGGCCGGTTCAAGGCGGAATACAGGAATCCGGATACGCTGACCCGCTACCGGGTGATGGCGGTCGCCCTGGCGGGGGATTCCGCTTTCGGAACCGGGGAAGGGGCTTACGTGGTGAACAAGCCCGTGATGCTGGAACCCGCTCCCCCCTTCACCGCGACGGAAGGCGATTCCCTGAATATTCCGGTGACGGTGAGCCAGACGGGTGACAGGAAGGGACCGTGGGTGGTCACGCTGAAATCCGGTTCCGCCGCCGCTTCCGTGCCGCAGCCCGTGCAGACGCTGACCTTGAACGGCAACCAGCCTGAAACGCTGGTGTTCAACGTGAAATTTACGCAGCCCGGAGAAGCGCGGCTGACCTGGGACATACGTGCCGCCGACAGCAGCGGCACGCCATATTCCTCCGGGGTTTACTCCCTGCTGAAGGATTCCGTGGAACATGCGTTTGAGGTGGTGCCTCCCTTCCCGGACCTGCGGGAACTGCGATGTTTCTCCCTTTCCTCCGGGAAGACGCTGGACGTGCCGGAACTGGTGACCACGCCCTTCCTGAAGGGAACCCCCATCCGGGTGACGCTCGGCACGTCTCCCCTGCTGTATGCGGACGGCAGCGTGAATTACCTGCTGCGGTATCCGTACGGCTGCCTGGAACAGCTTTCCTCTTCCACGCTCCCGTGGATTTATGAGCCGCTTCTGGCCAAATACCTTCCCGGCTTCAAGGGGAAGTCTCCGGAGGACCGTGCGCGGGCCCTGCGGAGCGGCGTGTACAAGATCATGAAGAACCAGCTTTCCTCCGGTGGCCTGGCCTACTGGGAGGGAAGCGGGGAGGTGAGCGAGTACTGCCCGTATGCCGCGCTGGTGCTGACCCTGGCGCGGGAACACGGAGTTTACGTGCCGGAGCGTGATCTTGACAAGCTGTACGCCTATCTGGAGCGGCAGTTGTCTGAAAAGCCCCGTGAGGGGCTCCTGGCGGCCTGGACGCTGGCCCGCGCGGGGCGCATGCCCGCCTCCCTGCTCAACCGCCTGCTGGACCAGGCCCGCGGGCTGGGGGCGGAAGACCGCCTGTACCTGGCGCTGGCTGCGGCGCTTTCCCCCCGTCCGGAGGCGAAGGCCCAGGCCCGGACCCTGATGAAGGTTTCCGCGGAGGAAATGAGGGAACCCCGCTGCCGCCTTCTGGCGGCCCTGGCGGAGATGGCCCTGGCCCCCGGTGATGAAGCGGTCCGGGAAAGGCTGGAACGCCTGATTGTGGACAGAATGTCGGGTTCCTTCGGAGGCCGGGCGCCGTACTCCACCTGGACTTCCGGCTGGGACGTCCTTCTGCTGGGGGAATACCTGAAAGGCTTGCAGGAAGCTCCCCTTTCCGCTCCCTTCCGCGTGGAACGGGGCGGCCGGACGCTTGACGGCGTATGTTCCGTGTCTTCTCCGGCCCGGTTCCTCGCCGCAGTCGGGGAGAAAGCCGTGCTCAGCCTTCCGGAGGCCGGAACCAGGGTGTACGGCATGGCGGAGGCCCACGGGCGCAGCAGCACGCAGCGCGACGGCGCCGCCGTCAACAAGGGCTTTGCCGTTTCACGCATTTATGAAAAGCTTACCCCGGAAGGGACGTGGACGCCCGCGGCGGAGTTTGCCGTAGGGGATCTGGTGAGGATCACCCTTCAGGTGGACAAGGCTCCGGACCCGCTGGCGTACGTAGTGATGGAGGATTACCTGCCCTCCGCCTTTGAAGCCGTGAATCCGGCCCTGCTTTCCCAGATACCGGGAGGCCGGGAGAGCGAGGCGGAGGACGAGGGAAACCGCTGGTTCTACTGGAGCGGATGGGTGTCCCACCGGGAATTCCTGAAGGACCGGGTGCGCTTCTTCGCCAATTCCTGGAGGGAGGGCCGGTTTACGGCGCGCTATCTGGCGCGGGTGACCAAGTCCGGCTCCGTCATCGCTCCGTCCGCCAAGGCGGAACTGATGTACAAGCCGGAAACTTACGGACTGGGCATTCCCCAGAAGCTGGCCGTCTCTCCGGGGCGGTGA